Proteins encoded together in one Amblyomma americanum isolate KBUSLIRL-KWMA chromosome 1, ASM5285725v1, whole genome shotgun sequence window:
- the LOC144101078 gene encoding uncharacterized protein LOC144101078, which yields MSRKKWTEKGLANLTAMKDLSRVRAIRYGIANESDAILRYKDTMIAAGHPVEIINCGIFVNPTKPCLGVSPDAIAFDPCEPFPWGTVEVKCPYSLKDATKEDLLSQDFFVEFDENCLPTLKKDHEHYMQVLG from the exons ATGAGCCGCAAAAAATGGACGGAGAAAGGGCTAGCAAACCTAACAGCTATGAAGGACCTTTCCCGTGTGAGGGCTATCAG ATATGGAATTGCGAATGAAAGTGATGCAATCCTGCGATATAAGGACACCATGATCGCTGCAGGCCATCCTGTTGAAATAATTAACTGTGGAATCTTTGTGAACCCCACAAAACCATGCCTGGGTGTATCACCAGATGCAATTGCCTTTGACCCCTGTGAGCCCTTCCCGTGGGGTACCGTGGAAGTGAAGTGCCCCTATTCTCTGAAGGATGCTACAAAAGAAGACCTTCTGTCTCAAGACTTTTTCGTCGAGTTTGACGAGAACTGCCTGCCAACACTCAAGAAGGACCATGAACACTATATGCAGGTGCTCGGCTAG